Genomic DNA from Alkalihalobacterium alkalinitrilicum:
GGAGGTGATGTGATGGACCCTCATATATATTCACAGCAACTAAGGCCATTGCCTCAAACACAATATCCTAAAAACAGCATCACGCTTACGAGGCAAGGAAATTTCCATGAAATTTTACAAACTGAGATTAATAGCAACCAGGGAATCAAACTTAGTAAACATGCTGAAAAGCGCTTGCAGGAAAGAGGAATTTCCATCGATCAGGATAAATGGTCGCTTATTCAAGATAAATTAAGTGAAGCAAAGTTAAAAGGCATTAACGACTCTTTGGTTGTACTAAGCAATGCAGCATTGGTCGTAAATGCAAAAAGCAACACTGTAATCACCGCATTAGGTCGTGAAGAAGCTAACTCACAAATATTTACAAACATAAATGGAACCATTCTTATTGATTAAAGAGGCTGGACCGAAAGGAAGCCTTGGTTGTGGACTGACAGAAGCAATCAACGAACTATGATAGTGAAGGGGAAATATATATGCTGCGTTCAATGTATTCAAGTAT
This window encodes:
- a CDS encoding TIGR02530 family flagellar biosynthesis protein; its protein translation is MDPHIYSQQLRPLPQTQYPKNSITLTRQGNFHEILQTEINSNQGIKLSKHAEKRLQERGISIDQDKWSLIQDKLSEAKLKGINDSLVVLSNAALVVNAKSNTVITALGREEANSQIFTNINGTILID